ATTACAGTAGAGGAGGATGTAGAGAGtgcaaaagaagaaaaatcaagTGCGACGAAACAAAACCTCATTGCGTACAATGTACTCGGCTTAAAAAGAAATGTTCGTATCCGAGTGTAGGGGAAAAGGTTCTCAGAGtgtccaagaagttccTCGAGAAAAATCCATCTCCCACCACCCAGAACTCATCAAAGCCTCTTACCATACAACTATACAGAGGTCCCAATGATTTCAGTAAGAGGAAGAACAAAGTCGCTAAGTCCGAAAAAAGAACAAGCAATGAAATGTCGGCATCATCTTCTCTGCTGGAATTACTTTCAAAGGAAATCGTTCTGGAAGCAAAGGATGGAGATTCTTCCTTGAAAACGCCATCTTCCATTAGCAATCTTCTCAACTCTTCGAATGAACAAGAGTTTGCAATACCACAAAGTGAAACAGGAACAATAGAGGAGACTACTCCTGGAGGATATGACCAAAGTTCAATACAAATGTCAACTACACCCTCATCGCTTATATTGGGAGACATGTATAGCCATGAAgatttgaacttgttggcttcGGACTTAAACGATATCGTCAATGACATCATGTTTAACGGAAAATTCGACACAGCAGTAACAGACAATGACCCCCTAAATCCATTGCTAGGCTTTTCTAAAGAATCTCCCAATAGTCAGACTATGCCATATAACGACGTCATACCCAAGCATGTTCCTCTAGATTACATACAAGTGAGAACAACAGATGAACGAGTATATTTAAAGGAGTTTTACGAGGAGTTTGCAATGCAAGTTCTTCCTTTCGGAGCATACGATCCTTATAGCAAAACGTATGCAAATCCATTGCGAGATGTCATTCTAAAGTATGCAGCCAAGGAGTCGTTTCTACTAGCTGCTATATTAGCACAAGGAGCGCAATCCTCGCATCGTAAGAGTTTACTTCAAAAAGATCAGGATGCCTACGGATCGTACTTGTCCACATGCTTGCAATTACTAGGACCTGCTTTAAGCAGAAATAGAGATAAAAATGTGAGAAATGATTTGGTTTCCAACATCGAGACTATCCTTCTTACTGTATTATTATTGACATCGTCCAATGCTACTACCACTTCTCAGGGATGGAGACCACATTTGAAGGGAGCAAAAGATATAGTCTTGAAGGCTACCAACAGCAAGATACGTCTGTCAAAGACATTAATCCTCTGTAAAGTATGGTTTGCCGATTTTGAAATCTTGGCAGGAACTAGTTCTAGTCTCGGAGGAACATTAAAAACAGACGATGAACTTGAATCTGTACTTAATTTCAGTGATCCCTATGAACTTTCAGTGTTGAAAGAATTCGGAATAGTGCAAGACAACGGTTTCAACATCATGTTCGGCTATAATACTCCTTGTGTTCATTTGTTCAGAGACTTACTTAAGATTTTGAACAAAAAGAGGCAAGAGGGAACTGCATTCAAACCAGATGATGCAGCAGAATATGTCAGATTGATATCTGGTTTCTACAATGAAATGAGTATCAAGTATATCGATTCAAAGCTGGTTGTTATGGACGATGCTTCGGGAAACTTTGCTGATCTCATAGACATAGTTCGTACAGACAAGGGAAACATAGCTCTTAGCTGGATGGATACATCGCAACAGGCGTATTCGTTGGCAGCATTGATAACGATTTTCACGCAAATCTTGAACCTGCCCTACCAGTCACCATTTAttcagaacttgaacagCAGATTAGTGTCCTGTATTTCATTCTTGGACGGATGTAATAGGGTACCGCAACAAGTGATCAAATACTCCCTTCTGATGATTCAATGGCCCATGACAGCAGCAGGAATCAATTGCATTGATCATGAAGAGAGATTTCTACTCAAGaaattcttcactttctcAGCTGAATTAGGCTCGGGAAGTGCTGAGATTGCCTTGAAACGAATCCAGAAAGTATGGGCACGTCTTGACAATGGAAAGGAGTACGAAAGTGAAGAAGGGGAAAACAATCTAGACATCGTGGCATATTAGCATATTGTATATTAGCATATTAGCGTAGAAATATAGGTAACAGTCTataattttgcacccatttgCATGCGCTAATCTCGCCGCACGCCTGCACATTTTTCAGCTGAGTATTTTATTTCTACTATGCAATTGGGGTTAGTTACTGTGTGCAGTCTCGTATTTTTTCGGTTACCACTTCCGTTTTCGATGACCATGATGTCTATACTAGTTTTCTATGGAGAAGTCGATATTCAAAAGATTCATAAGATTTAAGTAATTGTAATTAGGTTGTGGTGGCAGCAACGGCAAGATCAGAAGATTTTGAACTGGTCAAAAATTTGCGATCTTTACTATATTTGAGATTTCATGACTCAAATATTATTGTATTTAATCTAAACTCTCATTAACTACCCCAAGAATCGAAATAGTTACGAACAGGAGTTTCTAAAAGAGCATATAATGACTGCACTTGAAGCTAACAAGGAATCTGATTCCAGTAGTCCTGCTTCTGTTGCAAGTCTAAATAAAAATGCAACTACTGCCACTGAACAAAATACTACTACGCCTACTAATAGTCCCAATAAGAGGTCCAAGAGGTCCAAGACGTTCACAGGTTGCTTCACGTGTAGATCCAGAAAGATACGATGCGACTTGCTGAAGCCATTTTGTAACAAGTGTACAAAGTCTGGTCTCATTTGTTCTGGATACGATATCAAGTTGCGGTGGTCTTTACCTTTACAGTTCAATTCTAAGAATGGAAATGCCATTTCGACCCTGGTACTGTTCAAAAGTCTGGAAACCgaggaaaaagaagagaatccagaattctttcaaagacGAAAAGTTGGATTTGTAGTATGGGACGGTaagaagaattgtagattATACGAGACATATGATGAAATGGACAAGGATTTGGGTATATTGCACAACTCAGGAAACGATAAACAGGTCAATGAACAAGGTCGAACAAAATTACTTGGACCTTTTGGTGTATTTTTAGGTTCTATTCTGTCAGAATCCGGCGATGGAGACCGAAACCCAAAGAGAATGAAACCAAATCACTCTGCCATCATAGAGCCAACCCATAAGAGTTTACAGAATTCATATGTGTCTACTCCTAACTTATCAGATACTAATCCAGATCTCGGTCCAAATGAGCATTTATGGTTGTCCAATGAATTGAGAGACGATGCGTTCATCACTGCTGCAGCCTTGAATGGGGACACACAGTTCTTAGATTTCATAAATATCAACGATAACAGTGTTCTTGCACCAAATTCAAGTAGTCTGAATTTCAGCAATCACAATAACGCTAacacttcttctgcaaacTACGCTTTCAATGCCAACCAGAACGaacttttgaatttggtgTTCCACAGAAACCACAGCAACGTAGCAGGCAATATCCAGAACAATCAGCAGACGAATGCTACACCAAACGAAAGTACAGGTATACCTATGCAAAACATACTTAATGGAGGTGATTCTTCATTAGCGATAAATCCAACAAATCAAAAATTGCATTATTCCAACTATAATAACGACTATAATAACAATCCGTACCTGTTAAACGAGAACTTAGAGATTCATTTGCATGCTTCgaaaacttcaaacaacgaagaagaatccacagatattgttgatggagACCATTCCAATAGCGTACAAATGCCAACTTCTATTATGTCTATAGTTCAGAGCCCGTTGGAACCAAAACTTGGATTTGACCTCTCTATTCCTAACCTTCCTGCTACTATACCGCGAGTAGGAATGcctacaacttctttgcAAGTACAGCCGTTGACTCGTTACTTGCTTAACTACTATATAACACAGGTGGCTGATTTAATGACAGTTATTCCATTGACGGAAAATCCCTGGAAAACTATCTACTTTCCTAGAGCACTTATGGCTATTGGAGAGCTTCTGGCCCTTGGTCAAACTTCAACAGCTAAAAATGCATTGTTGAATGCTTTACTTGCGGTTTCTGCCTTCAACTTGCAATCCAAGTTTAAGAAGCATTCAGATCCCATGATCTACTACTTGAATCTTGGTATTAGATTGAGAAACCAGGCTAGTTTATTCATTAAGCAGTTGCTAAGCTCCAAGTCCTTCTCGAATGAAAAGTACAAGGATGTTCTTTGTGCTGTTATGACAATGATTAGTGTGGATTTGGTATGGGGAACAATGCAGGATACCAGTTTCTACATCAATTGGTGTGGAAAAGTCATAGCAGCAAAGAtggtcaacaagaagaagttgtcttcCAAGGCTAGAATCTTACACAGAATTTTTCTGTccttgaaattgattcaaGACTCTACTTGCTTAAATCTTGAAAGCATCAAGGAAGACTTTGTGGCATTCAATGAGATAGGATATGATGTCAATGGTGACAAATTTGGCAACCAGGACTCGGCTCCACCAGCTACTAGTACGAGGAAGGGAAGAATAGATTACATTGTTAACAGTACAATTAGCTCACCGAAGAACCCTACTAAAAACACGTCGCCATCTTTTGtaaacaagaaattgatcaaCACGAAAAAGACAGACGAGCATTTTGCTACTGATGCTCTTTACGGACTTCCCAATTCACTCATCTTACTTTTCAGTGAGACGGTGCAATTGTTGCGAAGTAAAATTTACCACAGCGAAGTCTACAATACGTTACCGAAAGATTTCAAGGAAAAAGCCGAGAATCTTAACCAGcagttgatcaactggAAATTAGACTGGCAATTGTACGAAAACCAGAACGACGAGACACAGCCTCAGacagaagtagaaatagaTGAAGACATCAGTGTCGTGGATGCTCAGTCGCAAGATGATGCCaaaaagaagttcttctcGCCTATGCACGAAGCAACCTACCACCATATCCTCTCGTTCTACCACGCCCTCATGATTTACTTTAATCGCCTAATCATGGAAGTTCCGCCCACCAAGCTACAGACCAAAGTCGCTAAAACCCTTAGCCATCTCAATGCCATCCAGAAATTGATATCTAAAGGGGAGGCAGCGATCATTCCACTTTTCTGGCAAGGGTTCATAGCAGGGTGTGAAGCTGTATCTATGCATCTACAGATGGGGTTCAAGAAGTGGGGTGCAGATATCGCCCAGTACTTAGGGTCCTACTGGGGTGCACGTCAGATCATGTTAGAGGTCTGGCGTAGAAAGAGAATGTTCGAGGCCCGCGATGACTGGGTCAGTGTGATTCAAGACTGGGAGATGAACCTCATGTTGAACTGACACAAAGAACCAACAAACTATGCATTATTCATTAGCCATGGCCATAATACATGGCTGATGGTTTCATCTCTATATTTGTTCTATATTTAGGCGTTTGTGAATGATATATACTAATAGACAATAGAATATGACGACAGaccatttccaacaaggCGCAAAGCACCAAGGCTCCAAACGTGTGTGGCATAAGGTCTTCCGGAATGCACCAGATGCTGAAGACTTTAATGTGGcatttttctttcaaactTGAGCAACAAGTTTGCGTCTGCCAGAACACGTAAGAAACGAATAATGGTAATAGATGAGTCTACCGTGTTTGCTAGTATTTACGCTGTACTATTTACTAATAAGTATCAGGGGCTCCTCTTGTGTCTAGAAGTTATGAATGAGTTCCCATGGCTGTGTGCCTAGATGCGCTACCGCGTTCAGCCTGAAATTGGTACTCTAAATCTAATACACGCCTCTCGAGTTTAGACAAGGTTATATTTAATGGATTCGCGCGTATGCCTCAAATTTTTTTGATTTGCATTTTTTGTTTACGCGTTTGTTTTGAATTCGGTTTGTTTACCAAACAGTGCGTACCTTAATTTTTCTGATTTGCGTAGAGATCGCCGAGCACATAGCGACTCCTTACCAGGCTCTAGAATTATAGCGTGGATCCTTCTTATGGTTATGGACTATTATTATTTTGATTTATGGAAGGGGGTCTCGCTTATTGTCGTTTGCCGTAGCAGGGCACGTCAAACGCGTCATAAACCAGAATGGTTACAATATCGAGAGTTGGGCAACGCCAACTGTCTGCCTTTGAGGCCACCTCAAACCACACTATAAATAAGGGCAGATGTACCCTCAATGCCCAAAAGATGAACACTCTACTTCTTAACTCAAACTAGCTTAAAGTTACTTCCAACTACATACACTCTTTCAATCACTCACCATGCAATACAAAGTCTTAGCTGTCTCCGCTGCCTTAGCTGCCTCTGCCTCTGCTGCTTCCACCATCACCCAGGTTGAAACCGTCACTGAACACCACACCACTGAGGTTACCATTACCTCttgtgaagaagaaaagtgtGTCACTACCGTCGCCACCTCTTCTTTAACTGTTCTCACTGAGACTGTCAATGGTGTTGAAACCATCTACACCACCGTCTGTCCTTTGACCgagtcttctacttccGTTGAAGCTGAATCCACTCCAGTCTCCAACACTGTTGTCACTACCACCGTCAACGGTGTTGAAACTATCTACACCACTATCTGTCCTTTGACTGAAACCACCCCAGAAACTGTCGCTCCAGAGGCTTCTACTCCAGAGCTTACCACCAAGGTTGTCACCGAAACTGTCAGCGGTGTTGAAACTATCTACACTACTACCTGTCCAGTGTCTGAAGAAGCCTCTACTTCTCttgaagctgttgaaaCTACACCAGCTGCTGCTCCAGCTGTTGAAACTACTCCAGCCGCCGCTCCAGCCGTTGAAACCACTccagctgctgctgctcctgaagttgaaaccaCCCCAGCCGCTGCTGCTCctgaagttgaaaccaCTCcagctgctgttgctgcttctgaagaagtcacTTATGTTGACCTCACCACTACCCCTGTCGTCACTGCCTCCACCGGTGTTGACGAAACCCTCACTGAACAATACACCTTGACCTCTTACTACCAACCTGCCAACtctactgctgctgttgccACTTACGAAGGTAACGCTAACAAGTTGGTTGCTGGTGCTGCTGGTATCGCTGGTATTGCCGCCTTGTTGTTGTAAGCAGCTTCATTTGCATTTCTTCATGTTATATGAAATATCTGGGCCTTAGAGCTTAGTGAGCTAAACTGCGGACAATAGattttttcgcagccatgCAACTCTGCAGCCTCTGCGCATTTTCAAAAGCAATATTCTGTACTTTATATAATTGGGTTTTCGGTAATATATTTAATTAGTAAAATTGGTGTAGACTTATTTGTAGCTTCTCCATGGCCACAATTATATACGGTATGCGTTCATACACCGTTGAAAAGATGTGTTAAACCTACTCTTTATATGTCGTGGTGAGCAAATTCTCACGTCATTAATTACTATTTTCATATTATTAAATGTCATTAATCTATTAGGCATTACTTAATATTTTCTATTCAGGCACTTTGAACCTCAACTGTTGTCCTTCCGAGTAGATGTAATTCAAAGTACTCTCGTACTCACCAGTAGCTGTGATCTCGATATACTTCTTGTATAGCAACAACGCAGTGTAGGcatcttcaattgagtCGTGATTACCGGTCTGTACCTTCTCTTTCAATAGAACATAGGCAAGGAATTTCAAACTCAATTGTCTCTTGAAATCACTTTTGTAGTAGAAATCGGCTGTGTCCCTAATCTGATTTTGCGGTACTTGCAAGTTAATACCTCTGAAATCATTGTACAAGCCATGTCCTACAAACACAACACCTAAGTTCAAAAGTAACCACAACTTTCTGTAAACTGTCTGTAAAGTAACCAAGTTCTTTTCCGAGTTGATAGGGTCCAAGTCTCCAGGTTCGATACCTGAGAAGCTTGTGAGATAGTCGTAGATTTCACCAGTGTGTACAACGTAGTCATCGATAAATGCAACTCCTTGTTTCTCACCATTATCACCACGAAGAGCTGATAACCttgccaaagaaagaaacttGGGCTTGATTAACTTTTTGTGGCCGTCGTATCTTACTTCGAGTTCTTCTGGTCTCAAATTCACGAATTCGGCGTCAATGGCAATAAGAGTGCCCAAACTTGGTGCTTCCTGTCTAGTTAACAACTCGTAATCCTTCTTGTGGGACTCCCTAATTGACCCAGCAAAGTGATCGCGATATATGATAGAATCGTTCAATCCCGGCAAATTGGCGAACGTCTCTATTTGGAACAAATCAAAAGGGATACCAGAAATAGAACTATCGTGGTATACCAAAATGACAGGCTTCTTCCATGGATACGAAAGGTTGAATACTTCctcttctggaatttgCATGACCAAGAAAtcattgaacaagaaccACCTTCCATCTATCTTGACATATGAAACCAAGTTATGTGTTCCcaatgaaaaatcagaTTGCTGACTGATTTCACAAACATAACCCAATAACTCATATCTAGTCGAGTCCTGATCAAATTGTGTGAGAACCGGCTTGAAAGCAATGGGTGCAtcattgttgttgttcaaggCGTAGAACTCTGGAACAAGCCACTTCTTGAATCcattgatcaacttgaattCCTCGTTGGACAAGTTAACATTCAACGATAATAAAGGAGGCAATTTTGTGATAGAAGAACGCACTTCCAAAGTGTGTGGATATTGatgttggtgttgttgacATGGTATGGTCTTGAACTGGTTAATGGTGTACTCCAAGTAGGTTATCAAATtatgatttcttctggtcGTAGTAGGTGTTACCACTTGCTGCTGTGTGTTGATCTGTGGATTAAGTAATATactcaacttgttcaatacGTTACTGGGAGGTGTAAGCAAATCTAAACTCAACTG
This Scheffersomyces stipitis CBS 6054 chromosome 3, complete sequence DNA region includes the following protein-coding sequences:
- a CDS encoding zinc finger transcription factor of the LYS14 family (go_component nucleus~go_function transcription factor activity; zinc ion binding~go_process regulation of transcription, DNA-dependent), whose product is MSPESIERRKTESKRDYSRGGCRECKRRKIKCDETKPHCVQCTRLKKKCSYPSVGEKVLRVSKKFLEKNPSPTTQNSSKPLTIQLYRGPNDFSKRKNKVAKSEKRTSNEMSASSSSSELLSKEIVSEAKDGDSSLKTPSSISNLLNSSNEQEFAIPQSETGTIEETTPGGYDQSSIQMSTTPSSLILGDMYSHEDLNLLASDLNDIVNDIMFNGKFDTAVTDNDPLNPLLGFSKESPNSQTMPYNDVIPKHVPLDYIQVRTTDERVYLKEFYEEFAMQVLPFGAYDPYSKTYANPLRDVILKYAAKESFLLAAILAQGAQSSHRKSLLQKDQDAYGSYLSTCLQLLGPALSRNRDKNVRNDLVSNIETILLTVLLLTSSNATTTSQGWRPHLKGAKDIVLKATNSKIRSSKTLILCKVWFADFEILAGTSSSLGGTLKTDDELESVLNFSDPYELSVLKEFGIVQDNGFNIMFGYNTPCVHLFRDLLKILNKKRQEGTAFKPDDAAEYVRLISGFYNEMSIKYIDSKSVVMDDASGNFADLIDIVRTDKGNIALSWMDTSQQAYSLAALITIFTQILNSPYQSPFIQNLNSRLVSCISFLDGCNRVPQQVIKYSLSMIQWPMTAAGINCIDHEERFLLKKFFTFSAELGSGSAEIALKRIQKVWARLDNGKEYESEEGENNLDIVAY
- the ARG81 gene encoding component of the ARGR regulatory complex (regulates arginine-responsive genes~go_component nucleus~go_function transcription factor activity; zinc ion binding~go_process regulation of transcription, DNA-dependent~go_component nucleus~go_function transcription factor activity; zinc ion binding~go_process regulation of transcription, DNA-dependent) encodes the protein MTALEANKESDSSSPASVASLNKNATTATEQNTTTPTNSPNKRSKRSKTFTGCFTCRSRKIRCDLSKPFCNKCTKSGLICSGYDIKLRWSLPLQFNSKNGNAISTSVSFKSSETEEKEENPEFFQRRKVGFVVWDGKKNCRLYETYDEMDKDLGILHNSGNDKQVNEQGRTKLLGPFGVFLGSISSESGDGDRNPKRMKPNHSAIIEPTHKSLQNSYVSTPNLSDTNPDLGPNEHLWLSNELRDDAFITAAALNGDTQFLDFININDNSVLAPNSSSSNFSNHNNANTSSANYAFNANQNELLNLVFHRNHSNVAGNIQNNQQTNATPNESTGIPMQNILNGGDSSLAINPTNQKLHYSNYNNDYNNNPYSLNENLEIHLHASKTSNNEEESTDIVDGDHSNSVQMPTSIMSIVQSPLEPKLGFDLSIPNLPATIPRVGMPTTSLQVQPLTRYLLNYYITQVADLMTVIPLTENPWKTIYFPRALMAIGELSALGQTSTAKNALLNALLAVSAFNLQSKFKKHSDPMIYYLNLGIRLRNQASLFIKQLLSSKSFSNEKYKDVLCAVMTMISVDLVWGTMQDTSFYINWCGKVIAAKMVNKKKLSSKARILHRIFSSLKLIQDSTCLNLESIKEDFVAFNEIGYDVNGDKFGNQDSAPPATSTRKGRIDYIVNSTISSPKNPTKNTSPSFVNKKLINTKKTDEHFATDALYGLPNSLILLFSETVQLLRSKIYHSEVYNTLPKDFKEKAENLNQQLINWKLDWQLYENQNDETQPQTEVEIDEDISVVDAQSQDDAKKKFFSPMHEATYHHILSFYHALMIYFNRLIMEVPPTKLQTKVAKTLSHLNAIQKLISKGEAAIIPLFWQGFIAGCEAVSMHLQMGFKKWGADIAQYLGSYWGARQIMLEVWRRKRMFEARDDWVSVIQDWEMNLMLN
- the CCW12 gene encoding cell wall protein (cell wall mannoprotein contains chitinase family signature); the encoded protein is MQYKVLAVSAALAASASAASTITQVETVTEHHTTEVTITSCEEEKCVTTVATSSLTVLTETVNGVETIYTTVCPLTESSTSVEAESTPVSNTVVTTTVNGVETIYTTICPLTETTPETVAPEASTPELTTKVVTETVSGVETIYTTTCPVSEEASTSLEAVETTPAAAPAVETTPAAAPAVETTPAAAAPEVETTPAAAAPEVETTPAAVAASEEVTYVDLTTTPVVTASTGVDETLTEQYTLTSYYQPANSTAAVATYEGNANKLVAGAAGIAGIAALLL